In Helianthus annuus cultivar XRQ/B chromosome 9, HanXRQr2.0-SUNRISE, whole genome shotgun sequence, the following are encoded in one genomic region:
- the LOC118481801 gene encoding uncharacterized protein LOC118481801: protein MEKFKDLQCYILTLEDDIELAERTLKGITKSVNLVIRKAEKHQPNNLKKLIEECGSFNGDVPPLQAEDRLSCWSLTLVTLATVAVSLPNIPKETSDRLLSSVGEGLLYVTLVEETFNASDEYVSMRKAAKSLWLEVEVYHKWLGNKLRKLAPQVKTARQILEYFKDTAENMTTEVESLNVCENSMSRTTKTILFSYHATIDKISQEELFCKLSSMIADILATCLTNLPQVIAMKCHTDVIEKREASVHAAARLLGETMQIINTLQHHQLPRLNTDELPVIDKWRAYLKHPFP from the coding sequence ATGGAAAAGTTTAAAGATCTTCAGTGCTATATTTTAACACTTGAAGATGATATTGAGCTTGCTGAGAGGACATTAAAAGGCATCACGAAATCCGTCAACCTCGTGATCCGAAAGGCTGAGAAGCACCAACCCAATAATCTCAAGAAGCTTATAGAGGAATGCGGCAGTTTTAACGGAGATGTACCACCGTTGCAGGCAGAAGATCGTCTCAGCTGTTGGAGTTTAACGTTGGTAACTCTCGCAACTGTTGCTGTTTCTCTTCCCAACATCCCAAAAGAAACAAGTGATAGGCTGCTAAGTAGTGTGGGTGAAGGTCTTTTATATGTGACACTTGTGGAAGAAACCTTCAACGCTAGCGATGAATATGTAAGCATGCGCAAGGCAGCTAAATCGTTGTGGCTAGAAGTTGAAGTATATCACAAGTGGTTAGGCAACAAGCTGAGGAAACTTGCTCCCCAAGTTAAAACAGCAAGACAGATTCTTGAATATTTCAAGGATACAGCTGAAAACATGACCACTGAGGTGGAAAGTTTGAATGTTTGTGAGAATTCAATGTCTCGTACGACCAAAACTATCCTTTTTTCCTATCACGCCACCATTGATAAGATTAGCCAAGAGGAGTTATTCTGTAAATTGTCATCAATGATTGCTGACATATTGGCTACTTGTCTCACCAACTTGCCTCAAGTGATAGCAATGAAATGCCATACGGATGTGATAGAGAAAAGGGAGGCGAGTGTGCATGCAGCAGCCCGACTTCTTGGTGAGACTATGCAGATAATCAACACGCTGCAACATCACCAACTTCCAAGGTTGAATACAGATGAGCTGCCGGTTATTGACAAATGGCGAGCTTATCTAAAGCATCCCTTTCCTTGA
- the LOC110879069 gene encoding F-box protein At5g67140: MKEGEEAEIERLPMDLLAHIFVFITCFKDLAQTSSVCKKWREGVKQSMGRREKLSFAGWKMDDESTCRLVRYAYGLKELDISKSRWGCQITDNGLYQLSTAKCIVNLSSISLWGMTGITDKGVIQLISRANSLQHLNIGGTFITDESVFAIAASCPHLKSVVLWGCRHVTENGLVVLVNKCPKLMTINVWGMRVPFDFFLTLLTIRPALQIVPQSILNMETIPLLPVF, encoded by the exons ATGAAAGAAGGAGAAGAAGCTGAGATTGAGCGGCTCCCGATGGACCTGCTTGCTCACATATTCGTATTCATCACCTGTTTCAAGGATTTAGCTCA GACGAGTAGTGTGTGTAAAAAGTGGAGGGAAGGTGTGAAGCAATCGATGGGGAGAAGAGAGAAATTGAGTTTTGCGGGTTGGAAAATGGACGATGAGTCGACTTGTCGTCTCGTTCGTTATGCTTATGGTCTCAAGGAGCTTGATAT TTCAAAAAGCCGCTGGGGTTGCCAAATTACAGATAACGGACTGTACCAATTATCCACTGCAAAATGCATCGTCAACCTGTCCTCGATATCTTTATGGGGTATGACGGGGATCACTGACAAAGGCGTCATTCAACTG ATTTCAAGGGCCAATTCTTTGCAACACCTAAACATTGGGGGTACTTTCATTACAGACGAGTCTGTGTTCGCGATTGCTGCCAGCTGCCCGCATTTGAAG AGCGTGGTATTGTGGGGATGTCGTCATGTAACTGAAAACGGACTTGTAGTTCTGGTAAACAAGTGTCCTAAACTGATGACGATAAACGTATGGGGGATGAGAGTACCTTTTGACTTTTTCTTGACCCTGTTGACCATTCGTCCAGCTCTTCAGATCGTACCCCAATCGATCCTCAATATGGAAACCATACCTCTATTACCTGTATTTTGA